The sequence below is a genomic window from Arcobacter sp. F2176.
ACTTAGAGATTTTATTTATATAGAAGATGTAATTCAAGCAAATATAAAAGCAGCAACTCCTAAAAAAAGTGGAGTTTATAATGTAGGAACTGGAAAAGCTAGATCTTTTCAAGATATTGCTGATATTTTACAAAAAGAGTTAGGTACAAATTTAGGAACAAATTATATTCCAAATCCATATATTGGACAATATCAATTCCATACAGAAGCAAATATTGAAGATACAAAAACTTATTTAGATTATGAGCCAAAGTATGAAATGGAAGATGGAATAAAAGATTATATCTCTGAGATAAAAAGAATTTATGAGGTGGAAGTTAAATAATGGAAAGAATTTTACAAAATGAAAAAAAACCAAATATATTGGTTATTGGTGATTTAATGGTTGACCACTACCTATGGGGAACTTGTGATCGAATTTCACCAGAAGCACCTGTTCAAATTATTGATATACAAAATGAGACAAAAGTATTAGGTGGAGCTGGTAATGTTATTAGCAACCTTTTAAGCCTTGGTGCTGATGTTGGTGTTTTATCCGTTGTTGGAGATGATAGTGTTGCAGAAGAGGTAAAATATTTGATTGATGCAACAGATGCCAAAAGTTTTTTAATACTTCAAAAGGGAAGAAAAACTTCTAAAAAATCTAGAATTATGGCGTCAAAATCACAAGTTGTGAGATATGATCATGAGAGTAAAAATAATATCTCATTTGAATCAACTGATAAAGTATATGCAAAATTACAACAAATAGTTAATGGCTATGATTTAATTTTATTATCAGATTATGGAAAAGGTGTTTTAACAAATGATTTAACACAAAGAATTATTAAAATAGCAACATTAAATAATAAAAAAGTAATAGTAGATCCAAAAGGCAAAAGCTACGCAAAATATGCTGGAGCATATTTTCTAACTCCAAATAAAAAAGAAGCAGAAGTAGCAACGGGAATAAAAATAGATTCTGAAGATAGTCTAAGGGATGCACTTAAAGAACTTCAAAAAATAGCTAGTTTAGAAATGTCAGTAATCACTTTAAGTGAAGATGGTATTGCTGTTTTAAAAGACAAAGTTGTAACAGTTAAACCTACTGTTGCAAAAGAAGTATTTGATGTAACAGGTGCTGGTGATACAGTTTTAGCCTCATTAGGCTATGCTTTAGCTATGACTGAAGATATTTTTGCAGCTTTAGAGTTTGCAAACTTAGCAGCAGGAGTAGTTGTTGGAAAACTTGGAAGTGCAACAGTAACTCTTGATGAAATAGAAGATTATAAAGCAACACTACATAAAAGCTCAATAGACCTGCATATTAAAACAGTTAAAGAGATAAAAAAAGTAGCAAAAAGATTAAGAAAACAAAATAAAAAAATAATCTTCACAAATGGTTGTTTTGATATTTTACATAAAGGTCATGTATCATATTTAAATAATGCAAAAGCCTTAGGTGATGTATTAATAGTAGGTTTAAATTCAGATGATAGTGTAAAAAGATTAAAAGGTGAAAATAGACCTATAAATAATCATGATGATAGAGCATATATTTTATCAGCATTAGAGTGTGTTGATTATGTAGTAATTTTTGATGAAGATACACCTTATGAATTAATAGAAAGAGTAAAACCTGATATTTTAGTAAAAGGTGCTGATTATGAAGGTAAAGAAGTAATTGGCTCAGATATTGCAAAAGAGACAGTTTTAATTGATTTTGTAGAAGGTAAAAGTACAACTTCAACAATTGAAAAGATTTTAGGTAAATAATATGAAAAAAACAATTCAAAAAGAGTTTCAATCACATTTAGAAACAATTCAAAAAGTAATTGAAACGATGAGTGGGCCTTTAGAAAAAGCTTCAAAATTAGCAGTTGATACACTAAAAGCCGGAAATAAAATATTAATTTTTGGAAATGGTGGAAGTGCAGCTGATGCACAGCATATTGCAGCTGAACTTACAGGTAGATATAAAACTGAAAGAAGAGGGTTACCAGGTATTGCTCTTACAACAGATACAAGCGCACTAACAGCTATTGGAAATGACTATGGTTATGATAGAGTTTTTGATAGACAAGTTGAGAGTTTAGCAAATGAGGGTGATTTACTTATAGGTATTTCAACTTCTGGTAATTCAAAGAATGTAATAAATGCTTTTGAAGTAGGGAAAGATTTAGGTTGTAAAATTATAGGACTAACAGGTCGTGATGGCGGAGAAATGGATTCTTATTGTGATGTTAACTTAATAGTACCATCAAACGATACACCAAGAATACAAGAAATGCATATACTATTTGGACATACAATTTGTCAATTGATTGATGATGCATTCGAAGGGAACTAGATGAGTTTAACGCAAGAGCAAAGAGATTTAATTTTTAATTCTATAAGAGATATAAAAGATTTTCCAAAAGAGGGAATAATATTTAAAGATATTACAACTTTATTAAATAATAAAGAGGCCTATAAAACTTTGATGGATCATTTTGAAGAGAGATATAAATCTTATAATTTAGACTATATTGCTGGTATTGATTCAAGAGGTTTTATATTTGGGGCTGCACTTGCTGATAGACTTGGTATTGGTTTTGTTCCTGTTCGAAAAAAAGGAAAATTACCAGGAACTACTGTTTGTGAAAAATATGAATTAGAATATGGCTTTGATGAGGTAGAAATCCATCTTGATGCTTTTCCTATAAAAGATGCAAGAGTTTTATTAATAGATGATTTAATCGCAACAGGAGGTACTGCTAATGCTGCTGCAAAACTTATTAAACATGTTAATGCACAATTAGTTGAAGTATGCTTCTTATTAAATCTGAAATTTTTATCTGGGGATAAAAAAGTAGCTGAACATGCCCCTGTTTATTCAGTATTGGAGATATAATGCAAGAAATATATATACCTAAAAAAAGTAAATTTGATCCAGATGAAAATGGACATTTTGGTGAGTTTGGAGGGAGATATGTTCCTGAAACATTGATGCCAATTCTACTTGAACTTGAAACTGAGTATAAAAAATACAGATTTGACAAAGAGTTTTGGACAGAAGTAAATGAGCTTCTAAGAGAGTATGTAGGAAGAGAAAATCCTTTATATCATGCAAAAAATATCTCTGAAGAAATTGGTGCAAAAGTTTATCTAAAAAGAGAAGATTTAAACCATACAGGTGCTCATAAGATAAACAATGTAATTGCACAAGGCTTATTGGCTAAAAAACTTGGAAAAACAAAAGTTATTGCAGAAACTGGTGCTGGACAACATGGAGTTGCAAGTGCAACTATTGCTGCGCTTTTAGGTTTAGAGTGTACAGTATTTATGGGTGCAAAAGATGTAGAAAGACAAGAACTTAATGTATTTAGAATGAAACTTCTAGGTGCTAAAGTTGTAGCCGTTCAATCTGGAAGTAAAACTTTAAAAGATGCTATGAATGATGCAATTAGATATTGGGTTACAAATGCAAGAGATACTTTTTATATAATAGGAACTGTTGCTGGTCCCCATCCTTATCCTATGATGGTAAGAGATTTTCAAGCCGTTATTGGTTGGGAAGCAAGACGACAAGCTATACAAAAAGATGGAAGATTACCTGATTTCGTATTAGCTTGTATTGGAGGTGGTTCAAATGCCATTGGTATTTTTTCTCACTTTTTAGAAGATGAAGAAGTGACATGTATAGGAATAGAAGCAGGAGGACTTGGAACAAACACAGATAAGCATGGTTGTTCTTTAGATAAGGGAAGTCCAGGAATTCTACATGGACAGTGTTCTTATTTACTTCAAGATGAAGATGGACAAGTTTTAGAAGCACACTCATTTTCAGCAGGTCTTGATTATCCAGGAATTGGACCAGAACACTCTTTTCATAAAGATAATAAAACTGTGCAATATGATTCTATTACAGATGAAGAAGCACTTGATGCTTTTGTATGGTTAAGTAGAAAAGAGGGAATTATTCCTGCTTTTGAAAGTGCTCATGCAATAGCATACTTAAAAAAAGCAAAAGAGAAATTTCAAGGGAAAACAGTGATTGTGAATTTATCAGGTCGTGGAGACAAAGATATGGTTCAGGCAAAAGATTTATTAAATTTTGAATAGGAAAGTTTTTGAGAAATAGACTAAAAAACAACTCAGGTAAAATACTTTTTTTAGTAGTAGTAATATTCTTTTCTTTTATTGCTTACGAATTATACAAGGCACCCGTTAGCGGATTAGAAGATAAGTTTTTATATTTATTAAAAGCATATGGGTATATTATCCTTTTTGCTTGGTCTATTTTAGAAGGTGAACTAGGATTAATAATGGCTGGACTTATGGCTCATGATGGTTCTATGCACCTTTATTTAGCTATTTTTGTAGCTGGACTTGGTGGTTTTGTTGGTGATCAGATCTATTTTTATATTGGTAGATTTAATAAAGCCTATGTACATAAAAAGTTTTCAGGTCAAAGAAGAAAATTTGCTTTAGCACACCTTTTATTACAAAAGTATGGATGGCCAATAATTTTTGCACAAAGATATATGTACGGAATGAGAACAATTATTCCTATATCTATTGGGCTTACCCGATATAGCGCTAAAATGTTTGCTTTTATAAATATTCTTAGTGCTTGGTGTTGGGCTGCTATTACAATAATTCCTGTGTGGTATTTTGGAGAAGAGATTTTAATTGTGATAAAATTTGCAAAAGAACATTGGTATTTTGCAGCACCATTTGCCGTTTTAATAGGTGGTGGAATAATTTATTATTTTAACCAAGCATCAAAAAGAAAGGAAAAAGTTAATGAAAATAACCCTAAGTAATGATAGCATCAAAAAATTAGACACAGCAGTTGAGATAAGTATTGTTTTAAATTTGGAAGATGTAAATAAATATGATAAAGAAATTTTAGATGATTTAAACTTTAAAGCAAAAGATGAAGAAGTAGTATTTTTAGTTGAATCAAAAAAAATATATGTAGGATGTGAAGAAGAGTCTTATGATGCAATTGCAATTGCAATATCAGCAGCGATGAAAAAATTTAATTCAACAAAATATAAAGATGCAAAAATAGAAATTTTTGGTGAAGAAAAAGAGGCTTTAAAGGCTTTAGTTGAAGGTGCCATTTTAGGATCTTATACTTTTGATAAATATAAAAGTAAAAAAGAAAAAGAGTTAAAAAAAGAGTTAATTATTTGTTGTAA
It includes:
- the gmhA gene encoding D-sedoheptulose 7-phosphate isomerase, whose translation is MKKTIQKEFQSHLETIQKVIETMSGPLEKASKLAVDTLKAGNKILIFGNGGSAADAQHIAAELTGRYKTERRGLPGIALTTDTSALTAIGNDYGYDRVFDRQVESLANEGDLLIGISTSGNSKNVINAFEVGKDLGCKIIGLTGRDGGEMDSYCDVNLIVPSNDTPRIQEMHILFGHTICQLIDDAFEGN
- the trpB gene encoding tryptophan synthase subunit beta; amino-acid sequence: MQEIYIPKKSKFDPDENGHFGEFGGRYVPETLMPILLELETEYKKYRFDKEFWTEVNELLREYVGRENPLYHAKNISEEIGAKVYLKREDLNHTGAHKINNVIAQGLLAKKLGKTKVIAETGAGQHGVASATIAALLGLECTVFMGAKDVERQELNVFRMKLLGAKVVAVQSGSKTLKDAMNDAIRYWVTNARDTFYIIGTVAGPHPYPMMVRDFQAVIGWEARRQAIQKDGRLPDFVLACIGGGSNAIGIFSHFLEDEEVTCIGIEAGGLGTNTDKHGCSLDKGSPGILHGQCSYLLQDEDGQVLEAHSFSAGLDYPGIGPEHSFHKDNKTVQYDSITDEEALDAFVWLSRKEGIIPAFESAHAIAYLKKAKEKFQGKTVIVNLSGRGDKDMVQAKDLLNFE
- a CDS encoding DedA family protein; the encoded protein is MRNRLKNNSGKILFLVVVIFFSFIAYELYKAPVSGLEDKFLYLLKAYGYIILFAWSILEGELGLIMAGLMAHDGSMHLYLAIFVAGLGGFVGDQIYFYIGRFNKAYVHKKFSGQRRKFALAHLLLQKYGWPIIFAQRYMYGMRTIIPISIGLTRYSAKMFAFINILSAWCWAAITIIPVWYFGEEILIVIKFAKEHWYFAAPFAVLIGGGIIYYFNQASKRKEKVNENNPK
- a CDS encoding adenine phosphoribosyltransferase → MSLTQEQRDLIFNSIRDIKDFPKEGIIFKDITTLLNNKEAYKTLMDHFEERYKSYNLDYIAGIDSRGFIFGAALADRLGIGFVPVRKKGKLPGTTVCEKYELEYGFDEVEIHLDAFPIKDARVLLIDDLIATGGTANAAAKLIKHVNAQLVEVCFLLNLKFLSGDKKVAEHAPVYSVLEI
- the rfaE1 gene encoding D-glycero-beta-D-manno-heptose-7-phosphate kinase translates to MERILQNEKKPNILVIGDLMVDHYLWGTCDRISPEAPVQIIDIQNETKVLGGAGNVISNLLSLGADVGVLSVVGDDSVAEEVKYLIDATDAKSFLILQKGRKTSKKSRIMASKSQVVRYDHESKNNISFESTDKVYAKLQQIVNGYDLILLSDYGKGVLTNDLTQRIIKIATLNNKKVIVDPKGKSYAKYAGAYFLTPNKKEAEVATGIKIDSEDSLRDALKELQKIASLEMSVITLSEDGIAVLKDKVVTVKPTVAKEVFDVTGAGDTVLASLGYALAMTEDIFAALEFANLAAGVVVGKLGSATVTLDEIEDYKATLHKSSIDLHIKTVKEIKKVAKRLRKQNKKIIFTNGCFDILHKGHVSYLNNAKALGDVLIVGLNSDDSVKRLKGENRPINNHDDRAYILSALECVDYVVIFDEDTPYELIERVKPDILVKGADYEGKEVIGSDIAKETVLIDFVEGKSTTSTIEKILGK